In a single window of the Zea mays cultivar B73 chromosome 5, Zm-B73-REFERENCE-NAM-5.0, whole genome shotgun sequence genome:
- the LOC100191702 gene encoding Reticulon-like protein B2-like codes for MAAPAEETLAAEDTASPPPPARSAGFWFLGEDKSVHKALGGGKTADVLLWKDKKTSAAVVGGATVLWVLFEIVEYHLLTLVSHVLIAALTILFLWSNATVFIKKSPPDVPEVQISEDLAVNIALALRADINKALALLREIALGHNLMKFLGVVVALWILSEIGELCDLLRLMYIVVLILHTVPILYHKYQDQVDNFAAKAHRELCKQYAVLDAKVLSKIPRAPPKDKKQN; via the exons aTGGCTGCACCCGCGGAGGAGACGCTTGCCGCCGAGGATACGGCGTCACCACCGCCGCCGGCGAGGTCTGCGGGGTTCTGGTTCCTTGGCGAGGATAAGTCTGTCCACAAGGCTCTCGGCGGGGGTAAAA CTGCTGATGTACTTTTGTGGAAAGACAAGAAGACCTCTGCTGCGGTAGTTGGTGGTGCAACTGTCCTATGGGTTCTGTTCGAAATTGTAGAATACCATCTCCTGACCCTGGTTTCTCATGTGCTGATCGCTGCACTgaccatcttgttcctgtggtccaaTGCGACTGTCTTTATCAAAAA GAGTCCTCCTGATGTTCCTGAAGTGCAGATATCTGAAGACCTTGCTGTAAACATTGCGCTAGCATTGCGTGCTGACATCAACAAGGCACTTGCCCTGCTTCGGGAGATTGCTCTGGGCCATAACCTGATGAAGTTCCTAGGC GTGGTCGTCGCCCTTTGGATTCTTTCAGAGATCGGGGAGCTATGTGATCTCCTGAGATTGATGTACATTG TGGTCTTGATCCTCCACACAGTGCCGATACTGTACCACAAGTATCAGGACCAGGTGGACAATTTCGCTGCAAAGGCGCACAGGGAGCTCTGCAAGCAATACGCGGTCCTGGATGCCAAAGTTCTGAGCAAGATTCCAAGAGCTCCACCAAAAGATAAGAAACAGAACTAG